The Vulcanimicrobium alpinum sequence TGGCGACGAGATCTCCGGTGAAGAGAATCCGCTCCTTCGGCAGCCACACGACCGCATCGGAACGCGTGTGCGCGACGCCGGGATGGATCAGCGAGAACGCGCGCCCCGCCGCTTCGAAGGTCGTGCCGCTCGGCGCGTAACGCGGCGCCAACGGCCGCGAGGACTTCAGCGAGGCCAGGCTCGAGGACATTTTCTGCCACAGCCCGGGACCGCCGCCGAAGAGTTCCGGCTCCGCGGAGGCGAGCTCGGCGGCGAGACCTTCGACCGCGATCGGCTCGGCGCCGTGGTCGTTCCAGAACGCGTTGCCGTAGGTGTGGTCGAGATGATAGTGCGTGTCGATAACCCGCGCCAGCGGCAATGCCGAGTGGGCGCGAATCGCCTGCAGTGCCGCGGCGGCACCGTCCGGCACGGCGGCATCGACCAGCGAGAGGCGTCCCGCGGATTCGATCACGCCCGTGTTGCACGTCAACGCGTTTTCGATGTCGCCGCGAACGTAGCTCACGCCGGGTGCCAGTGCGATCATCTCCGGCAGTGCAGCTGCGCGCGCGCGTGCCGGGACTGCGATTCCCGCAGCGGCGCCGGCGAGCGCCGCAAGAAACGCCGAGCGGCTGGCATGAGCGTGCATGACGACGATCATACGTGCGCCGTGGGGCATGACGGCGGACCGGATTACGGTTTCGGCGGATCGGATGCGGCAGAACCGACGGCCCGCATCCGTTCCCGCCAACGCGCCGGCGTCGTCCCGAACTCATCGCGAAAGCGCCGAGCAAGATGGCCGGCATCCGTGAATCCGGCCTCCGCGGCGACGGTCGCGATCGGTGCGTCTCCAAGCAGCAGCGCGCGGCGCGCGACGCGCAGGCGGCGTGCCGTCACCCATTCCATTGCTGTCCTGCCGCTGATGCGGCGCACTTCCGAGGTGAGATAGCCCGGCGTCAGCGCGAGTGCGTCGGCGAGGTCGCGCAGCCGGATCTCCGCGTCGAGGCGCGCGTCGATCGCGCCCATCAGCCGCTCGAAGAGGCCGCTCGTTGTCGAGGTCGCCGCGCGCTCGAACGAGACGGCGAGCCGCGAGAGTTCCACCAGCACGATCGCAAGGTGCGCGCGCATCGCCGTCGCAAACCCCGGGCTTCGTTGCGTGCCTTCCATGGCGATCGCCGCCATCGCGCCGCAAATCCGTGCCGCCGCAGCCGTGTGGGCATGCAGCCGCATCGAACGTGCGAAATCGAACGTGCGCAGTGCTGCGGGCACGGGTACGGCATCGAGTTCGTCATCACGCACGAGCAGCATCCAGCCGGTCGCGCCGTCGAAACCCGACGTGTCGTGGACGCAGCCCTCGGCGATGACGTCGATATCGCCGTCGCTGACGGGATGTTCCTCGGCACCGACGCGGTGGACTCCGCCGGGAGCATCGAAGACGACGATCTCGTGGAAGCGATGGCCGTGCAGCCCGAATCGCTCCGTGACGTGGCCCCGGCTGAAGCGTTGCGCCTCCAGCGCGGGCTCGTGCGATGCGAGCGTGTACGGCAAGAACGTCGGGACGGCGCCGCGCTTCATGCGAAGTATGGTAGCATCCGCTGGTGCTGATCGTCTTGAAGTACGGCGGGAACGCAATGACCGCCGAGGCGGGCGCCGACGCGACCCTCGATGAGGTCGCGGGTCTCGCGCGCGGCGGCGAGCGCATCGTGATCGTGCACGGCGGCGGGCCGCAGATCGACGCCGAGCTGCGCGCGAAGGCGATCGTCGAGCCGCGGGTCGCGGGGCTGCGAGCCACCGGCGGCGCGGCACGCGACGTCGTCGAGTACGTCTTGTGCGGCACCGTGAACAAGGCGCTGGTGCGCGCGCTCGCGGCGCGCGGCG is a genomic window containing:
- a CDS encoding MBL fold metallo-hydrolase, which produces MHAHASRSAFLAALAGAAAGIAVPARARAAALPEMIALAPGVSYVRGDIENALTCNTGVIESAGRLSLVDAAVPDGAAAALQAIRAHSALPLARVIDTHYHLDHTYGNAFWNDHGAEPIAVEGLAAELASAEPELFGGGPGLWQKMSSSLASLKSSRPLAPRYAPSGTTFEAAGRAFSLIHPGVAHTRSDAVVWLPKERILFTGDLVANGPYNAVADSTIGSWIGVLDRLRALGPAIVVPGHGDAGGPELIDRQQGYFRAVTAAVDAAVAAGKDVGAEIPAMRERLRADPATAKYVNDHHLAYSAFFAFHDLAAKIYHERTGKTLARLPGLPPPARCCGDLARYRSAT
- a CDS encoding helix-turn-helix transcriptional regulator; amino-acid sequence: MKRGAVPTFLPYTLASHEPALEAQRFSRGHVTERFGLHGHRFHEIVVFDAPGGVHRVGAEEHPVSDGDIDVIAEGCVHDTSGFDGATGWMLLVRDDELDAVPVPAALRTFDFARSMRLHAHTAAAARICGAMAAIAMEGTQRSPGFATAMRAHLAIVLVELSRLAVSFERAATSTTSGLFERLMGAIDARLDAEIRLRDLADALALTPGYLTSEVRRISGRTAMEWVTARRLRVARRALLLGDAPIATVAAEAGFTDAGHLARRFRDEFGTTPARWRERMRAVGSAASDPPKP